One genomic segment of Candidatus Kryptonium sp. includes these proteins:
- a CDS encoding tetratricopeptide repeat protein has protein sequence MKIVGFTFIVIISIGVLLLIQGCASTAEQEDIYGSVVEETTEGIDTMQISALSEENKALKEQISKLQAQNSQLQNEKAELEKRLKSLQENNSQLTIKLSDLAAQLEAEKQKTRELSQKISVYETRPEASELELRSELAKRDSEIVEYKQQIRDLQAKIAELETKLATQPLDTKTQLAGADKFIYPGIPADAPRIEMTERQFRNYYNLGLNAFKNRKYKLAVSYFDTLLRSTYETNLKINVVYWLGESYFALKQYEKAMEHFNYVAQTKSAKTPDALYMLGRCYAALGKIKEARDYMNRVVKEYPQSPAARKAKNRLERL, from the coding sequence ATGAAAATAGTGGGTTTCACTTTTATTGTTATCATTAGTATAGGGGTTTTGCTTTTAATCCAAGGGTGCGCTTCAACCGCTGAACAGGAAGATATATACGGAAGTGTTGTTGAGGAAACAACCGAAGGAATTGATACTATGCAAATATCTGCTTTATCAGAGGAAAATAAAGCTTTAAAAGAACAGATATCAAAGCTACAAGCACAAAATTCGCAATTGCAAAACGAAAAAGCAGAACTTGAGAAAAGATTAAAATCCTTACAGGAAAACAATTCACAGTTAACAATAAAACTTTCAGACCTTGCAGCACAGCTTGAGGCAGAAAAACAAAAAACAAGGGAGCTATCTCAAAAAATCTCAGTATACGAAACTCGGCCAGAAGCAAGCGAACTTGAACTAAGGTCCGAGCTTGCAAAGCGCGACAGTGAAATCGTTGAATATAAGCAACAAATACGAGATTTGCAGGCAAAAATTGCCGAACTTGAAACCAAATTGGCAACGCAACCATTGGATACTAAAACTCAATTAGCTGGTGCTGATAAATTTATTTACCCTGGTATTCCAGCTGACGCACCGAGAATTGAAATGACCGAAAGACAGTTTAGAAACTATTACAACCTTGGACTTAATGCTTTTAAAAATCGCAAATATAAATTAGCCGTCTCATACTTTGATACATTGTTAAGAAGCACTTATGAAACAAATTTGAAAATAAATGTAGTTTATTGGCTTGGTGAAAGTTATTTTGCCTTAAAACAATATGAAAAAGCAATGGAACATTTCAATTATGTTGCGCAAACAAAATCAGCCAAAACTCCAGATGCGCTATACATGCTTGGACGATGTTATGCAGCACTTGGGAAAATTAAAGAAGCCAGAGATTATATGAACCGTGTCGTAAAAGAATACCCACAAAGCCCCGCTGCAAGAAAAGCAAAAAACAGGTTAGAAAGATTATGA